The following are from one region of the Ignavibacteriota bacterium genome:
- a CDS encoding 4'-phosphopantetheinyl transferase superfamily protein — protein MKKRIYKLNNKEIRLGENEAHIWNFDLNKYLNLIDKFKSILSREELIRAGKFYFNRDKYWFIINRGLLRNFVSIYTSIPAKEIKFVFNNFGKPSLAIDGNSTHLHFNLSHSKNFLSIGFIINSQIGIDIELMNLSKDHLRIAKRFFSNSEFDNLFSFPADKLRDGFYSCWTAKEAVIKLFGMGLSFSLKDFDVELKELKPDESYKYKVNLKKQSADLFIEVFKLSNAIYGACAVDNEKAEFIHCYFEDENAITDLFA, from the coding sequence ATGAAGAAAAGAATTTATAAACTCAATAACAAGGAAATCCGGCTTGGTGAAAATGAAGCTCACATCTGGAATTTCGATCTGAATAAATATCTTAATCTGATTGATAAGTTCAAAAGTATTTTATCCCGTGAAGAATTAATCCGAGCCGGTAAATTTTATTTTAACAGAGATAAATACTGGTTCATTATCAACAGAGGTTTGTTAAGAAATTTTGTCAGTATTTATACATCGATTCCAGCAAAGGAAATTAAATTTGTCTTTAATAATTTCGGTAAGCCATCGTTAGCAATTGATGGGAACAGCACGCATCTTCACTTTAATCTTTCTCATTCTAAAAACTTTTTAAGTATCGGTTTTATTATCAATAGCCAAATCGGGATTGATATAGAGTTAATGAATCTATCGAAAGACCATCTCAGGATCGCAAAAAGATTTTTTTCTAATTCGGAATTTGATAACCTGTTTTCTTTTCCAGCTGATAAATTGCGTGATGGATTTTATTCCTGCTGGACAGCAAAGGAAGCTGTAATTAAATTATTCGGAATGGGACTTTCATTCTCACTAAAGGATTTTGATGTGGAATTGAAAGAATTGAAACCTGACGAATCCTATAAATACAAAGTAAATTTGAAGAAGCAGTCTGCAGATTTATTTATTGAAGTTTTCAAATTAAGTAATGCGATTTATGGTGCTTGCGCAG